A section of the Citrus sinensis cultivar Valencia sweet orange chromosome 8, DVS_A1.0, whole genome shotgun sequence genome encodes:
- the LOC102608212 gene encoding DNA polymerase epsilon catalytic subunit A-like isoform X2: MDRRRWDRQDGRRTKKQKLIRSAEEELEAKLGYDLFSEGDKRLGWLLTFASSSLEDEDTRKVYSCIDLYFVSQDGSTFKSKYKFRPYFYAATKEKMEMDVEAYLRRRYESQIADIEILEKEDLDLKNHLSGLHKSYLKISFDTVQQLMDVKKDLLQVVERNQAKFDAAEAYESILTGKREQRPQDFLDCIVDLREYDVPYHIRFAIDNDVRCGQWYDVSVSSTGPLLEKRVDLLQRAEVHVCAFDIETTKLPLKFPDADYDIIMMISYMLDGQGYLIINRECVGEDIEDLEYTPKPEFEGYFKVTNVNNEIELLRLWFAHMQEVKPGIYVTYNGDYFDWPFLETRAAHHGFKMSEELGFQCDKNQGECRAKFACHLDCFAWVKRDSYLPQGSQGLKAVTKAKLGYDPLEVNPEDMVRFAKEKPQMMASYSVSDAVATYYLYMTYVHPFIFSLATIIPMSPDEVLRKGSGTLCEMLLMVQAYKANVICPNKHQSDPEKFYRNHLLESETYIGGHVECLESGVFRSDLPTSFKLDPSAYEQLLNNLDRDLQYAIKVEGKMDLESVSNYDEVKNAIMEKLLRLQEEPIREECPLIYHLDVAAMYPNIILTNRLQPPSIVTDEVCTACDFNRPGKTCLRKLEWVWRGEIFMGKRSDYYHLKKQIESEFVDGTNGHLSKSFLDLPKMEQQSRLKDRLKKYCQKAYKRVLDKPVTELREAGICMRENSFYVDTVRSFRDRRYEYKGLNKVWKGKLSEAKASGNSIKIQEAQDMVVLYDSLQLAHKCILNSFYGYVMRKGARWYSMEMAGVVTYTGAKIIQNARLLIEKIGKPLELDTDGIWCVLPGSFPENFTFKTKDLKKKLTISYPCVMLNVDVARNNTNDQYQTLVDPVSKTYETHSECSIEFEVDGPYKAMILPASKEEGILIKKRYAVFNDDGTLAELKGFEIKRRGELKLIKVFQAELFDKFLHGSTIEECYSAVAAVANRWLDLLDNQGKDIADSELIDYISESSTMSKSLADYGEQKSCAVTTARRLSDFLGDTMVKDKGLRCQYIVACEPQGTPVSERAVPVAIFETDAEIMKFYLRKWCKTSSDVGIRSIVDWSYYKQRLSSAIQKIITIPAAMQKVSNPVPRVVHPDWLYKKVREKEDKFRQRKLVDIFSSLKKDDFLNKTCNAETNLMDENVEDLEDFPKKRRNSVNGPRPIVRCFEVNNEQKTVKTTDQVDSLRQQLEPSEVSDQQPSSQNAIDTENIDRIVDYKGWLELKKRKWKDNLDRRKKQKLGSLRASHQANGVSESLGDMINHKEAQRRTGVGSYFRRQETAMTRCHWQIIQLVPSSQSGVFLAWVVVEGIMVRIPITVPRLFYLNSKDPIVEKFPGRRVNKTLPHGRRSFNLIEVMIDEDQFRKESKKLAALLADPEVEGIYETKVPPEFNAILQIGCVCKVDKSTKKRNTQDGWNLSELHMKTTAECPYLEQSVSFFYLYHSISDVRAIYIGYFPTSRTVTVVVVSPHQHRELSPSILEKQFREACRTLSTELPPGVRITFKVEYVGYVKDAEKILQRAISEYRHEHYGPTVAVIECPNSHSLRLGLRVLNDFPCVSIPPNARDSKYQVLGWQQNAAKIGMQRCAASSQWFNERISLARYAHVPLGNFEPDWLMFTADVFFSRALHDQQQILWISDDGVPDLGGTSEEDECFADEVHQPVLTYPGAYRKVSVELKIHHLSVNALLKSNQVNEMEGGGLFGFDQDMNSGPYNNELCGFDETTSSAPAFRVLKQLIQRCLTDAVTSGNVFADAILQHLYRWLCSPHSKLHDPVLHRILHKVIIDTGKFDLSAAKAYCDSLLKALQTRELFEWIELEPVHFWHSLLFMDQYNYGGIPARADESLDDDSQVDIVSSWNIAEYLPKEIQDHFVLVVSEFMYIPWKHAQKLAASRASLQEGSSCTPSITVAAAENFESHIVQYVKGEISSYFTGKLLSIVRDAIHHMKKMNNDQHNSPGVMQTAANIHKVDAPLEFIKHVCAAFALDQNVQHDVLVMRKNLLKYVRVREFAPEAEFRDPCPSFILPNVICSYCNDCRDLDLCRDMALLAQDWHCAMPQCGQPYDREVMENALLQIVRQRERLYHLQDLVCIRCNQVKAAHLAEQCACAGSFRCKEDASDFRSKMQIFLNIANRQGFQLLQECTSWILEVQ, from the exons ATGGACAGGCGAAGATGGGATCGTCAAGACGGGAGACGCACGAAGAAGCAGAAGCTAATACGCAGCGCCGAAGAGGAGCTAGAGGCGAAGCTTGGTTATGATCTATTCTCCGAAGGCGACAAACGACTTGGCTGGCTTCTCACTTTCGCTTCG TCTTCTTTGGAGGATGAAGACACCCGCAAAGTGTATAGTTGCATTgatctttattttgtttctcaG GATGGTTCAACTTTCAAGTCAAAGTACAAGTTCCGTCCTTATTTTTATGCAGCCACAAAG GAAAAAATGGAAATGGATGTTGAGGCATATCTGAGGAGACGATATGAAAGCCAGATTGCTGATATTGAAATCTTGGAGAAAGAGGACCTTGATCTG aaaaatcatttatctGGTTTGCACAAATCCTACctaaaaatatcttttgatACTGTTCAACAATTAATGGATGTCAAGAAAGATCTATTGCAAGTTGTTGAAAGAAACCAGGCAAAGTTTGATGCTGCAGAAGCATATGAGTCCATTTTGACAGGAAAACG AGAACAAAGACCTCAAGACTTTTTAGATTGCATTGTTGATCTCCGGGAGTATGACGTTCCTTACCATATCCGCTTTGCCATTGACAATG ATGTGCGCTGTGGGCAATGGTATGATGTTAGTGTATCTAGTACTGGTCCTCTGCTTGAGAAGAGGGTTGATCTTCTGCAACGTGCTGAAGTTCATGTTTGTGCTTTTGATATTGAGACCACAAAGCTTCCTTTGAAATTTCCGGATGCAGATTATGatataataatgatgatatcGTACATGCTTGATGGACAAGGTTACTTGATCATTAACAGAGAG TGTGTGGGGGAGGATATAGAGGATTTAGAGTATACTCCGAAACCTGAATTTGAAGGGTATTTCAAAGTGACAAATGTGAACAATGAG ATAGAACTTCTTAGACTGTGGTTTGCCCACATGCAAGAGGTGAAGCCCGGTATTTATGTTACTTATAATGGTGATTACTTTGACTGGCCATTCCTGGAAACTAGAGCAGCACATCATGGGTTTAAAATGAGTGAA GAACTAGGTTTTCAATGTGACAAAAACCAGGGTGAATGTCGTGCAAAATTTGCTTGTCATCTGGACTGTTTTGCATGGGTCAAACGTGATAGTTATCTTCCTCAGGGGAGCCAAGGCCTCAAG GCTGTTACAAAGGCAAAGTTGGGTTATGATCCCTTGGAGGTGAATCCGGAGGATATGGTTCGCTTTGCAAAGGAAAAACCTCAG ATGATGGCCTCCTATTCTGTTTCTGATGCTGTAGCAACTTATTACTTGTATATGACCTATGTTCATCccttcattttctctcttgCAACTATAATTCCCATGTCTCCAGATGAGGTTTTGCGCAAAGGTAGTGGGACCCTTTGTGAAATGCTTCTTATGGTCCAG GCATACAAGGCAAATGTCATCTGCCCTAACAAACATCAATCTGATCCAGAGAAGTTCTACAGGAATCACCTTCTTGAAAGTGAAACATATATAGGTGGTCATGTGGAATGCCTTGAAAGTGGTGTTTTTAGATCAGATCTTCCGACTAGCTTTAAGCTTGATCCATCTGCCTATGAG CAATTACTCAACAACCTTGATCGAGATTTGCAATATGCTATAAAAGTAGAGGGTAAGATGGACCTGGAATCAGTCTCCAACTACGATGAAGTGAAGAATGCTATCATGGAAAAG CTTCTGAGGTTGCAAGAAGAACCTATACGTGAAGAATGCCCCCTCATTTATCATCTGGATGTGGCTGCAATGTACCCAAACATTATTTTGACGAACCGGCTCCAG CCACCATCAATAGTTACAGATGAGGTCTGCACCGCATGTGATTTTAACCGTCCAGGCAAAACTTGTCTTCGAAAGCTTGAATGGGTTTGGCGCGGAGAGATATTTATGGGAAAAAGAAG TGATTATTATCATCTGAAGAAGCAAATTGAATCTGAGTTTGTTGATGGCACCAACGGTCATTTGTCAAAATCCTTCCTTGATCTGCCTAAGATGGAGCAACAATCAAGACTAAAAGATCGGCTAAAGAAATACTGTCAGAAG GCATATAAGCGAGTGCTTGACAAGCCCGTAACTGAACTTCGAGAAGCAGGGATCTGCATGCGTGAAAACTCGTTTTATGTGGACACTGTTCGCAG CTTCCGAGATAGAAGGTATGAATACAAAGGACTAAATAAGGTTTGGAAGGGGAAGTTATCAGAAGCAAAGGCAAGCGGAAATTCCATTAAGATACAGGAAGCACAA GATATGGTAGTGCTATATGATTCCTTACAACTTGCCCACAAGTGTATCCTTAATTCCTTCTATGGATATGTTATGCGCAA GGGTGCTAGATGGTACTCTATGGAAATGGCTGGTGTAGTTACGTATACTGGCGcaaaaatcattcaaaatgCTCGCTTGCTCATTGAAAAGATTGGAAAACCTCTTGAACTAGATACAGATGGGATCTGGTGCGTGCTCCCTGGATCCTTTCCTGAGAACTTTACCTTCAAAACAAA agacttgaagaagaagctgACTATTTCATATCCATGTGTAATGCTTAATGTTGATGTTGCAAGAAACAACACAAATGATCAATATCAG ACACTTGTAGATCCTGTCAGTAAAACTTATGAAACTCATAGTGAATGctcaattgaatttgaagTGGATGGACCGTACAAG GCAATGATCCTTCCTGCTTCTAAGGAAGAGGGGATTTTGATTAAGAAGCGATATGCTGTTTTTAATGATGATGGAACCCTTGCTGAACTAAAAGGTTTTGAAATTAAGCGCAGAGGTGAGCTGAAGCTCATTAAAGTTTTCCAG GCTGAACTTTTCGATAAGTTTCTCCACGGGTCAACCATAGAGGAGTGCTACTCAGCTGTTGCTGCTGTGGCAAATCGTTGGCTTGATCTTCTTGAC AATCAGGGAAAGGATATTGCAGATAGTGAGTTGATTGATTACATATCAGAGTCGAGCACAATGAGCAAATCCTTGGCAGACTATGGTGAACAGAAGTCGTGTGCAGTGACAACTGCAAGACGTCTCTCTGATTTTCTTGGTGATACAATGGTTAAAGATAAAGGACTGCGTTGTCAATATATAGTTGCATGCGAACCACAG GGAACACCTGTGAGTGAGCGTGCTGTTCCTGTTGCAATATTTGAAACTGATGCtg AGATAATGAAGTTTTATTTACGCAAGTGGTGCAAGACTTCATCAGATGTTGGTATCCGATCCATTGTTGACTGGTCCTATTATAAACAACGCCTTAGCTCagcaattcaaaaaattattactattcCTGCTGCTATGCAAAAG GTTTCAAATCCTGTTCCTAGGGTAGTTCACCCTGATTGGCTGTATAAAAAGGTTCGTGAGAAGGAAGACAAATTTCGTCAAAGGAAATTAGTTGATATATTCAGTTCTTTGAAGAAGgatgattttttaaacaagACTTGTAATGCTGAAACCAATTTGATGGATGAGAATGTTGAAGATTTGGAAGACTTtccaaaaaagagaagaaattcTGTAAATGGACCTAGACCAATTGTTCGTTGTTTTGAAGTCAATAATGAGCAAAAGACAGTCAAGACAACGGATCAAGTAGATTCTTTGCGACAACAACTTGAACCTAGTGAAGTTTCGGATCAGCAACCTTCATCACAAAATGCCATTGATACTGAAAATATTGACAGAATTGTAGATTATAAAGGTTGGCTTGAGTTAAAGAAACGAAAATGGAAAGACAATCTTGATAGAAGGAAGAAGCAAAA GTTGGGCAGTCTGAGGGCTTCACACCAAGCTAATGGTGTTTCTGAGTCACTGGGTGACATGATAAACCATAAGGAAGCTCAGAGAAGAACTGGTGTCGGTTCATATTTTAGAAGACAAGAAACAGCCATGACCCGCTGCCATTGGCAG ATAATACAGCTAGTTCCAAGTTCACAGAGTGGTGTATTTCTTGCCTGGGTAGTTGTTGAAGGAATCATGGTTAGGATTCCTATAACTGTTCCACGATTGTTTTACCTCAACTCTAAAGATCCTATAGTAGAAAAGTTTCCTGGTAGGCGTGTCAACAAGACCCTTCCCCATGGAAGGCGTAGCTTTAACTTAATTGAG GTTATGATTGATGAAGATCAATTTAGgaaagaaagcaagaaactcgcTGCTCTCCTCGCAGACCCTGAAGTGGAG GGGATATACGAAACGAAGGTGCCGCCAGAGTTTAACGCTATCCTTCAGATTGGTTGCGTCTGTAAAGTGGATAAATCAACTAAGAAACGAAATACTCAGGATGGCTGGAACCTGAGTGAGCTGCATATGAAGACTACAGCAGAGTGTCCTTATCTAGAGCAATCAGTCTCTTTCTTTTACCTTTATCATAG cATTTCTGATGTACGTGCAATATACATTGGATATTTTCCTACATCAAGAACAGTAACTGTTGTGGTGGTTAGTCCCCATCAGCATAGGGAATTATCACCTTCTATCCTTGAAAAACAATTTCGAGAAGCTTGTCGGACTTTGTCCACTGAACTTCCTCCAGGCGTTCGCATTACTTTCAAG GTGGAGTACGTAGGATATGTCAAGGATGCTGAAAAGATTCTACAAAGAGCTATAAGCGAATACAG ACATGAACATTATGGACCTACAGTTGCTGTTATTGAATGCCCAAACTCTCATTCATTGAGGTTAGGTCTACGTGTTCTCAATGATTTTCCATGTGTAAGCATCCCTCCCAATGCTCGTGACAGTAAATATCAG GTACTTGGGTGGCAGCAAAATGCTGCAAAAATTGGAATGCAACGTTGTGCTGCATCATCACAGTGGTTCAATGAGAGAATTTCCCTAGCCAGATATGCTCAT GTACCATTGGGAAATTTCGAACCTGACTGGCTTATGTTTACAGCAGATGTGTTCTTTTCTAGAGCATTACACGATCAGCAACAG ATTCTTTGGATATCTGATGATGGCGTTCCAGATTTAGGAGGCACTAGTGAAGAAGATGAATGTTTTGCTGATGAG GTCCATCAACCTGTTCTTACATATCCTGGAGCATATAGAAAAGTTTCTGTGGAGCTGAAG ATTCATCATCTCTCTGTCAATGCACTTCTCAAAAGCAACCAAGTGAATGAAATGGAAGGAGGTGGTTTGTTTGGATTTGACCAGGATATGAATTCTGGACCTTACAATAACGAACTTTGTGGCTTTGATGAGACTACCTCATCTGCACCTGCATTTCGTGTCCTGAAACAACTCATCCAGAGGTGCCTAACGGATGCAGTTACTTCTGGAAACGTATTTGCTGATGCCATACTGCAACATCTATATCGTTGGCTTTGCAG CCCCCATTCAAAACTTCATGATCCAGTACTTCACCGCATACTTCACAAG GTAATTATAGACACAGGAAAATTCGATCTGTCTGCCGCTAAAGCTTATTGTGATAGCTTGCTGAAAGCTCTGCAAACTAG AGAACTGTTCGAGTGGATTGAGCTTGAGCCAGTGCACTTTTGGCATTCCTTGCTTTTTATGGATCAG TATAACTATGGTGGAATCCCTGCTCGAGCTGACGAAAGTTTAGATGATGACTCACAAGTGGATATTGTTTCAAGTTGGAATATTGCTGAATACTTGCCCAAGGAAATTCAA gatcattttgttttagttgTCTCCGAGTTTATGTATATTCCTTGGAAGCATGCACAAAAGCTAGCAGCAAGTAGAGCATCTTTGCAAGAGGGCAGCTCATGCACTCCTTCAATCACTGTTGCAGCTGCAGAGAACTTTGAGTCACACATAGTGCAATATGTTAAAGGGGAG ATCAGCTCTTATTTCACTGGAAAACTTCTAAGTATTGTTCGTGATGCTATTCATcatatgaagaaaatgaacaatGATCAGCATAACTCACCTGGGGTTATGCAAACTGCTGCAAACATCCACAAAGTTGATGCTCCATTGGAGTTCATTAAGCATGTTTGTGCTGCTTTTGCTCTCGACCAAAATGTTCAGCATGATGTTCTG GTGATGAGAAAGAACCTCTTGAAATATGTTCGTGTAAGGGAGTTTGCTCCAGAAGCTGAGTTTCGTGATCCCTGCCCTTCTTTTATCTTACCGAACGTCATTTGCAG CTACTGCAATGACTGTCGAGACTTGGACTTGTGCCGTGACATGGCTTTACTGGCTCAGGATTGGCATTGTGCCATGCCACAGTGTGGCCAGCCTTATGACCGTGAGGTGATGGAGAATGCTCTTCTTCAAATTGTTCGTCAGAGAGAGCGGCTCTACCATCTACAGGATCTGGTATGCATTAGGTGCAACCAGGTGAAAGCTGCTCATTTAGCTGAACAATGTGCGTGTGCTGGTTCATTTAGGTGCAAGGAAGACGCGTCTGATTTCCGCAGCAAAATGCAGATTTTCTTAAACATAGCTAATCGACAGGGTTTTCAACTCCTCCAGGAATGTACCTCATGGATTTTAGAAGTTCAGTAG